From one Gossypium hirsutum isolate 1008001.06 chromosome D08, Gossypium_hirsutum_v2.1, whole genome shotgun sequence genomic stretch:
- the LOC107914508 gene encoding phenazine biosynthesis-like domain-containing protein 1 isoform X1: protein MAASTAAEFKFSETCYLTRIPNFTSPNPKFCLRWFTPVTEVKLCGHVTLASAHTLFTTALVNSNIIEFDALFAILTAERLPDISLTNVSEIQNGGVDGCFLIELNFPTVPVTNFNSAEASLISKALNDAPLIDVKRTTTDGDIFVIPQ from the exons ATGGCTGCAAGCACGGCTGCTGAGTTTAAGTTCTCCGAGACTTGTTACTTGACTCGGATCCCCAACTTCACCTCTCCAAACCCCAAGTTTTGTCTTAGATGGTTTACCCCTGTTACTGAG GTTAAGCTATGTGGTCATGTAACCTTAGCATCTGCTCATACTCTCTTTACAACTGCTTTGGTAAATTCAAACATTATTGAATTTGATGCACTATTTGCAATCCTAACTGCTGAAAGATTACCAGATATTAGTCTAACCAATGTCTCCGAGATTCAGAACGGTGGAGTGGACGGCTGCTTTCTGATCGAACTGAATTTTCCTACTGTTCCCGTCACCAACTTCAATTCTGCTGAGGCTTCACTTATATCGAAAGCCTTGAATGATGCTCCTCTTATTGATGTTAAGAGAACGACTACCGATGGTGATATCTTCGTTATTCCTCAATAA
- the LOC107914488 gene encoding uncharacterized isomerase BH0283 isoform X2, with protein sequence MQAVAAEFNISQTCYLTRIPNSTSPNTRFRLRWFTPVTEVKLCGHATLASAHTLFTNGLVNSNIIEFDTLSGILTATKVPDVSPTNVSEVQNGGVTDCFLIELNFPTVPAIDFNSAEASLVSKALNDAPLIDVKRTTPADDIFVVLPSGKSVTEMEPRFDDILKCPGRGLIVSGAAPPDSEFDFISRFFCPKYGIKEDPVCGSAHCALAPYWSQKLGKLDFVAHAASPRGGIVKIHLDEQNQRVLLRGKAVMVMEGSILV encoded by the exons ATGCAAGCAGTGGCTGCTGAGTTTAATATCTCCCAGACTTGTTACTTGACTCGGATCCCCAATTCCACCTCTCCAAACACCAGGTTTCGTCTTAGATGGTTTACCCCTGTTACCGAG GTTAAGCTATGTGGTCATGCAACCTTAGCATCTGCTCATACTCTCTTTACAAATGGTTTGGTAAATTCAAACATTATCGAATTTGATACATTATCTGGAATCCTAACTGCTACAAAGGTTCCAGATGTTAGTCCAACCAATGTCTCCGAGGTTCAGAACGGTGGAGTGACCGACTGCTTTCTGATCGAATTGAATTTTCCTACCGTTCCAGCTATTGATTTCAATTCTGCTGAGGCTTCACTTGTATCGAAAGCCTTGAACGATGCTCCACTTATTGATGTTAAGAGAACGACTCCCGCAGATGATATCTTT GTTGTGCTCCCATCTGGAAAATCTGTTACCGAAATGGAGCCACGGTTCGACGACATACTGAAATGTCCTGGACGAGGCTTAATTGTTTCAGGAGCTGCCCCTCCAGATTCTGAATTTGATTTTATTAGTCGGTTCTTCTGTCCTAAGTATGGTATTAAAGAG GATCCGGTTTGCGGAAGTGCACACTGTGCCTTGGCACCCTATTGGAGCCAAAAGCTGGGAAAGTTAGATTTTGTTGCGCATGCG GCATCACCTAGAGGAGGAATAGTGAAGATCCATTTAGATGAGCAGAACCAGAGAGTGCTTCTGCGAGGAAAAGCTGTTATGGTGATGGAAGGGTCTATTTTGGTGTAG
- the LOC107914508 gene encoding phenazine biosynthesis-like domain-containing protein 1 isoform X2 translates to MAASTAAEFKFSETCYLTRIPNFTSPNPKFCLRWFTPVTEVKLCGHVTLASAHTLFTTALNGGVDGCFLIELNFPTVPVTNFNSAEASLISKALNDAPLIDVKRTTTDGDIFVIPQ, encoded by the exons ATGGCTGCAAGCACGGCTGCTGAGTTTAAGTTCTCCGAGACTTGTTACTTGACTCGGATCCCCAACTTCACCTCTCCAAACCCCAAGTTTTGTCTTAGATGGTTTACCCCTGTTACTGAG GTTAAGCTATGTGGTCATGTAACCTTAGCATCTGCTCATACTCTCTTTACAACTGCTTTG AACGGTGGAGTGGACGGCTGCTTTCTGATCGAACTGAATTTTCCTACTGTTCCCGTCACCAACTTCAATTCTGCTGAGGCTTCACTTATATCGAAAGCCTTGAATGATGCTCCTCTTATTGATGTTAAGAGAACGACTACCGATGGTGATATCTTCGTTATTCCTCAATAA
- the LOC107914488 gene encoding uncharacterized isomerase BH0283 isoform X1 produces MAKTPIKYYLVDAFTDSAFKGNPAAVCLLEEERDKKWMQAVAAEFNISQTCYLTRIPNSTSPNTRFRLRWFTPVTEVKLCGHATLASAHTLFTNGLVNSNIIEFDTLSGILTATKVPDVSPTNVSEVQNGGVTDCFLIELNFPTVPAIDFNSAEASLVSKALNDAPLIDVKRTTPADDIFVVLPSGKSVTEMEPRFDDILKCPGRGLIVSGAAPPDSEFDFISRFFCPKYGIKEDPVCGSAHCALAPYWSQKLGKLDFVAHAASPRGGIVKIHLDEQNQRVLLRGKAVMVMEGSILV; encoded by the exons ATGGCCAAAACACCCATCAAATACTATCTG GTTGATGCATTCACCGACTCAGCCTTCAAGGGAAACCCAGCAGCGGTTTGTTTGTTGGAGGAAGAAAGAGATAAGAAATGGATGCAAGCAGTGGCTGCTGAGTTTAATATCTCCCAGACTTGTTACTTGACTCGGATCCCCAATTCCACCTCTCCAAACACCAGGTTTCGTCTTAGATGGTTTACCCCTGTTACCGAG GTTAAGCTATGTGGTCATGCAACCTTAGCATCTGCTCATACTCTCTTTACAAATGGTTTGGTAAATTCAAACATTATCGAATTTGATACATTATCTGGAATCCTAACTGCTACAAAGGTTCCAGATGTTAGTCCAACCAATGTCTCCGAGGTTCAGAACGGTGGAGTGACCGACTGCTTTCTGATCGAATTGAATTTTCCTACCGTTCCAGCTATTGATTTCAATTCTGCTGAGGCTTCACTTGTATCGAAAGCCTTGAACGATGCTCCACTTATTGATGTTAAGAGAACGACTCCCGCAGATGATATCTTT GTTGTGCTCCCATCTGGAAAATCTGTTACCGAAATGGAGCCACGGTTCGACGACATACTGAAATGTCCTGGACGAGGCTTAATTGTTTCAGGAGCTGCCCCTCCAGATTCTGAATTTGATTTTATTAGTCGGTTCTTCTGTCCTAAGTATGGTATTAAAGAG GATCCGGTTTGCGGAAGTGCACACTGTGCCTTGGCACCCTATTGGAGCCAAAAGCTGGGAAAGTTAGATTTTGTTGCGCATGCG GCATCACCTAGAGGAGGAATAGTGAAGATCCATTTAGATGAGCAGAACCAGAGAGTGCTTCTGCGAGGAAAAGCTGTTATGGTGATGGAAGGGTCTATTTTGGTGTAG